One window of the Herbiconiux sp. L3-i23 genome contains the following:
- a CDS encoding single-stranded DNA-binding protein produces the protein MTDHISATGRVATAPRRIEVGDSGSFVSFRMATNSSRYDEKAGRWVDLGTNWYSVKAWRGLGDNAMDSLKVGEQIVVRGRLEQRTWRDDAGAERLDVTITADALGHDLRRGTTVLSPTSTSSGGSSGDAPNGETADGRRGGEAQPVTAGWASPGTDEELPF, from the coding sequence ATGACCGATCACATCTCCGCGACCGGACGCGTCGCGACGGCACCACGCCGGATCGAGGTGGGCGACAGCGGGTCGTTCGTCTCGTTCCGCATGGCGACGAACAGCAGCCGCTACGACGAGAAGGCCGGGCGGTGGGTCGACCTCGGCACCAACTGGTACTCCGTCAAGGCGTGGCGGGGGCTCGGCGACAACGCCATGGATTCCCTCAAGGTCGGCGAGCAGATCGTCGTGAGGGGAAGGCTCGAGCAGCGGACGTGGCGCGACGATGCGGGAGCGGAGCGGCTCGATGTGACCATCACGGCCGACGCGCTGGGGCACGACCTGCGGCGGGGGACCACCGTGCTGAGTCCGACCTCAACGAGCTCCGGCGGTTCCAGCGGTGACGCGCCGAACGGTGAGACGGCCGACGGTCGGCGCGGCGGCGAGGCGCAGCCGGTGACGGCGGGGTGGGCGTCGCCCGGAACCGATGAGGAATTACCGTTCTGA